One Streptomyces sp. V4I8 genomic window carries:
- a CDS encoding protein kinase, with product MWRAVDEILDRLVAVKEMRIDGLDPEDTRTRRERTLREARATARIDHPNVVRVYDVVDEGELLWIVMELVAGRSLERIIAEEGPLGPCETARIGIGLLVALRQVHARGVLHRDIKPGNVLVETEVTRARGRGRVVLTDFGIAAIQDAKALTMVGMLVGSPDYMAPERISGRPQGPPSDIWSLGATLSAALAGHSPFSRDTTLSTLHAVLYEEPELPPTAGPLRPVLTALLQKDPPLRPTLDALETALEPVAFPVPTPTMPVIGGGAAREGVVGPGGGGGAAREGVVGPGGEGGAARDGMAEPRGRGGAPQEGVAEPRGEGHGSAVVPGAGWEPESEAGLGRGGPGGESGSGGGGAGLEFGAGRGAVVEGGSGPDPVRGSGAEPVRGSGPDPVRGSGPGPVRGSGAEPVRGPGPDPVRGSGPNPERAPGPAPSPPSDPEPTGAALHEPEQTRGPALEPGQAPAPAPGSQPTHATAPELRPPHGPESEPELNLTHGSAPDPTPTHGGPGRAPTPAPGPGPDRTRAHGPAPTPTHAPRPEPTPPPPATPTPEPATTALPATPDHPSPGSAIPRLTWSPKPSTEAPTPAYLEALQVPPPADPRQPEDIRDAIPPQPSAPSNDVRHITTNTRRDPTPTAAPAPPPDRTSTSISTPTPAPDPPRAPNASTELASQPRSEVRSPTPTGNSSGAPPHRPGVSLARSEAVTERRPAPGPGQGLGGRPHGEMPPGELPGPAVPADPRRGRRRTRKVAALGIVAAGAAVAVILATTPGSPEDDQAGSGSSPSASSPTAGPSSTVEGTSRPQILPPGSRREAGGFAWVPPEDWRRDVKTGSEVHYTSPDAEQELAAKSSLARDDLMDSWQKSEEDAQQGQQYRKIRLERTTFRGHPAVVWEYTFTLQGAPWHAQLLGFTVDGKSYQINTWYRPDIETEALSTYEKVKDTFTVL from the coding sequence GTGTGGCGAGCGGTCGACGAAATACTCGACCGTCTGGTCGCCGTCAAGGAGATGCGCATCGACGGCCTCGACCCCGAGGACACCCGCACACGCCGGGAACGCACCCTGCGCGAGGCGAGGGCGACGGCGCGGATCGACCACCCCAACGTCGTACGGGTCTACGACGTCGTCGACGAGGGCGAACTCCTCTGGATCGTCATGGAGTTGGTGGCCGGACGCTCCCTGGAACGCATCATCGCGGAGGAGGGCCCGCTGGGCCCGTGCGAGACGGCCCGGATCGGCATCGGGCTGCTCGTGGCACTGCGCCAGGTCCATGCCCGGGGGGTCCTCCACCGGGACATCAAACCGGGCAACGTCCTGGTGGAGACGGAGGTGACGCGGGCACGCGGGCGGGGCCGGGTGGTCCTGACGGACTTCGGCATCGCGGCGATCCAGGACGCCAAGGCCCTCACCATGGTCGGCATGCTGGTCGGCTCCCCCGACTACATGGCCCCTGAACGCATCTCCGGCCGCCCCCAGGGCCCCCCGTCCGACATCTGGTCCCTGGGCGCCACCCTCAGCGCGGCCCTCGCCGGCCACTCCCCCTTCTCCCGCGACACGACCCTGTCCACCCTGCACGCGGTCCTCTACGAGGAGCCCGAACTCCCACCCACAGCAGGCCCCTTGCGACCCGTCCTCACCGCCCTCCTGCAAAAGGACCCGCCCCTCCGCCCCACCCTGGACGCCCTGGAGACGGCCCTGGAGCCGGTGGCGTTTCCGGTTCCTACGCCGACGATGCCGGTGATCGGGGGAGGTGCTGCTCGGGAGGGGGTGGTTGGGCCGGGTGGTGGGGGAGGTGCTGCTCGGGAGGGGGTGGTTGGGCCGGGTGGTGAGGGAGGTGCTGCTCGGGACGGGATGGCTGAGCCGCGCGGTCGAGGAGGCGCGCCTCAGGAAGGAGTGGCAGAGCCGCGAGGTGAGGGACACGGGTCCGCAGTGGTGCCGGGGGCGGGATGGGAGCCGGAAAGTGAGGCGGGGCTTGGGCGTGGGGGGCCGGGGGGCGAGTCTGGGTCTGGGGGTGGGGGAGCGGGGCTTGAGTTTGGTGCTGGGCGTGGAGCGGTGGTTGAGGGTGGCTCTGGGCCGGACCCTGTACGTGGCTCCGGGGCGGAACCCGTACGCGGCTCTGGGCCGGATCCTGTACGTGGCTCTGGGCCGGGTCCTGTACGTGGCTCCGGGGCGGAACCCGTACGCGGCCCTGGGCCGGATCCTGTACGTGGCTCCGGGCCCAATCCCGAACGCGCGCCCGGCCCCGCCCCCAGCCCACCGTCCGATCCTGAACCGACAGGCGCGGCCCTCCACGAGCCCGAACAGACACGAGGGCCCGCCCTCGAGCCCGGCCAAGCACCTGCGCCGGCGCCCGGCAGTCAGCCAACGCATGCCACGGCACCCGAACTCCGGCCACCGCATGGCCCCGAGTCCGAGCCCGAACTGAACCTCACACATGGTTCTGCGCCCGACCCAACGCCCACACACGGCGGCCCTGGACGCGCCCCCACTCCCGCACCCGGCCCTGGACCCGACCGCACCCGCGCCCACGGCCCCGCCCCCACCCCCACACACGCCCCCCGACCTGAACCCACGCCACCGCCCCCGGCGACCCCCACCCCGGAGCCCGCAACGACGGCGCTTCCCGCCACCCCCGACCACCCCTCACCGGGATCGGCGATCCCCCGCCTCACCTGGAGCCCGAAGCCCTCGACGGAAGCCCCCACCCCCGCCTACCTGGAGGCCCTCCAAGTCCCTCCCCCCGCCGATCCGCGTCAGCCGGAAGACATACGCGACGCCATACCGCCACAGCCCTCGGCCCCGTCCAACGACGTACGGCACATCACCACCAACACCCGGCGCGACCCCACACCGACCGCCGCCCCTGCTCCGCCCCCCGACCGCACCTCTACCTCCATCTCCACCCCCACCCCGGCCCCAGACCCCCCTCGCGCCCCCAACGCCTCCACCGAACTCGCCTCCCAGCCCCGCTCGGAGGTCCGTTCACCGACCCCGACCGGCAACTCCAGCGGCGCGCCACCTCACCGCCCCGGCGTCTCCCTGGCGCGCTCCGAAGCGGTGACCGAGCGGCGGCCGGCGCCCGGGCCGGGCCAAGGGCTCGGGGGCCGACCGCACGGCGAGATGCCACCCGGCGAGCTCCCCGGCCCCGCGGTCCCGGCCGACCCCCGACGCGGGCGGCGCCGTACGCGCAAGGTCGCCGCCCTCGGAATCGTCGCCGCGGGCGCAGCCGTAGCGGTCATCCTGGCGACCACCCCAGGGTCACCCGAGGACGATCAGGCCGGCTCCGGCTCCTCGCCGTCGGCGTCCTCCCCGACCGCCGGCCCGTCCTCCACGGTCGAGGGCACATCGAGGCCGCAGATCCTGCCGCCCGGGTCGCGCCGGGAGGCGGGCGGGTTCGCGTGGGTCCCGCCCGAGGACTGGCGGCGGGACGTCAAGACCGGTTCGGAGGTGCACTACACGTCACCGGACGCCGAACAGGAACTCGCAGCCAAGTCGTCCCTGGCCCGCGACGACCTGATGGACTCCTGGCAGAAGTCGGAGGAGGACGCCCAGCAGGGTCAGCAGTACCGCAAGATCCGCCTGGAACGGACGACGTTCCGCGGGCACCCGGCGGTCGTCTGGGAGTACACCTTCACGCTCCAGGGCGCCCCCTGGCACGCCCAGCTGCTGGGCTTCACCGTGGACGGCAAGTCGTACCAGATCAACACGTGGTACCGGCCGGACATCGAGACGGAGGCGTTGAGCACCTACGAGAAGGTGAAAGACACCTTCACCGTGCTGTGA
- a CDS encoding LPXTG cell wall anchor domain-containing protein, whose amino-acid sequence MSSRRTTAITGSLVATSFSAVLILSATAGADDQSSGSSKGGKVIDEAPAGVKLTTLLPEKISVDNSSKETDITATVKNEGTKDSGKIQLLVVGFDGLTVKNVEGCSAIAEGSLPEGSNSGFACPIDNLPAGESKSYAVDATYDLSKAGKICLPVQTGDGKKTYWQQGPVPFGTTNPSPDAPATPLLLGTDNKPVAPGADELPKTGLGRDVLPLGAAGAALVAAGAAGLWWSRLRRPGRSLEG is encoded by the coding sequence ATGAGTTCTCGTCGCACGACGGCCATCACGGGATCGCTGGTCGCGACATCTTTCTCGGCAGTGCTGATCCTTTCCGCCACTGCCGGAGCGGACGACCAGAGTTCTGGCAGCAGCAAGGGGGGAAAGGTCATCGACGAGGCGCCGGCCGGGGTGAAACTGACGACTCTGCTGCCCGAAAAGATCTCGGTGGACAATAGTTCGAAAGAGACCGACATCACCGCCACGGTGAAGAACGAAGGGACCAAGGACAGCGGAAAGATCCAGCTTCTGGTCGTCGGTTTCGACGGCCTCACGGTCAAGAATGTCGAGGGCTGTTCAGCTATCGCGGAAGGCAGTCTTCCCGAGGGTTCGAACAGCGGATTCGCCTGCCCCATCGACAATCTCCCGGCCGGTGAGTCGAAGTCGTACGCCGTCGACGCGACCTACGACCTGAGCAAGGCCGGAAAGATCTGTCTCCCCGTCCAGACCGGCGACGGCAAGAAGACGTACTGGCAGCAGGGACCGGTGCCGTTCGGTACGACGAATCCGTCGCCCGACGCCCCCGCCACCCCGCTGCTCCTCGGCACCGACAACAAGCCGGTCGCCCCGGGCGCCGACGAGCTGCCCAAGACCGGTCTCGGCCGGGACGTCCTGCCGCTGGGCGCGGCCGGCGCGGCGCTGGTCGCGGCGGGCGCGGCCGGGCTGTGGTGGTCCCGACTGCGGCGGCCCGGGCGGTCGCTGGAGGGCTGA
- a CDS encoding FAD-binding oxidoreductase, protein MNDVNNVNNESNGNNGNGSEELAGFQTGFVQRPDVVFTASSADDVVAAVRHAAGRKLPLSVHATGHGLPGPVEGGAVVSTRRMDGVRVDPEARTVRLQAGVRWGQVVAAAAPYGLAPLNGSAPSVGAVSYTLGGGLGILAREFGYAADHVRSLDVVTADGRLRHVTPESEQSGLYWALLGAGRAFGVVTEMEIGLVPVRTLYGGSLAFDGRDVDPAVVLRAYEEWTRTVPDGLTSSFAAVPYPDIPALPPRLRGRYVVSVRVAYTGADGDRVVAPLRRIGAVLSDSLREMPYGESHTIHSDPDFPHAYYGDSAVLGEWDLDAVAGVLARTGPEAAGAMCVVQVNHLGGALARPAPNSVPYREGRFLVRLLTMADRGRARTVLDPAFGLLAPVMLGRAVNFAFGAGDRGEGLYDAETLKRLAGIKSRYDPANLFRTDFGFSG, encoded by the coding sequence ATGAACGACGTGAACAACGTGAACAACGAGAGCAACGGGAACAACGGGAACGGCTCAGAGGAACTCGCCGGCTTTCAGACCGGGTTCGTCCAGCGCCCCGACGTCGTCTTCACCGCGTCCTCGGCCGATGACGTGGTCGCCGCCGTGCGCCACGCGGCCGGCCGGAAACTGCCGCTGAGCGTGCACGCCACCGGGCACGGGCTGCCCGGGCCGGTCGAGGGCGGGGCGGTCGTCTCGACCCGGCGTATGGACGGGGTGCGCGTCGATCCCGAGGCCCGTACCGTCCGTCTCCAGGCGGGCGTCCGCTGGGGGCAGGTCGTGGCGGCCGCCGCGCCGTACGGGCTGGCACCGCTGAACGGGTCGGCACCGTCCGTCGGTGCCGTGTCGTACACGCTGGGTGGCGGACTGGGCATTCTGGCCCGGGAGTTCGGGTACGCCGCCGACCATGTGCGCTCGCTGGACGTCGTCACCGCCGACGGGCGGCTGCGCCATGTCACTCCGGAGTCCGAGCAGTCCGGACTGTACTGGGCGCTGCTCGGCGCCGGGCGGGCCTTCGGTGTCGTCACCGAGATGGAGATCGGGCTCGTTCCCGTCCGCACGCTCTACGGCGGTTCCCTCGCCTTCGACGGGCGGGACGTCGATCCGGCGGTGGTGCTGCGGGCGTACGAGGAGTGGACGCGGACCGTGCCCGACGGGCTGACGTCGTCCTTCGCCGCCGTACCGTATCCGGACATCCCGGCGCTGCCGCCGCGGTTGCGAGGGCGGTACGTCGTCTCGGTGCGGGTCGCTTACACCGGGGCCGACGGGGACCGGGTCGTCGCCCCGTTGCGGAGGATCGGGGCGGTGTTGTCCGACTCGCTGCGCGAGATGCCGTACGGCGAGAGTCACACCATCCACAGCGACCCTGACTTCCCGCACGCCTACTACGGGGACAGCGCGGTGCTCGGTGAGTGGGACCTCGACGCGGTGGCCGGTGTGCTCGCGCGGACCGGTCCGGAGGCCGCCGGTGCCATGTGTGTCGTCCAGGTCAACCATCTGGGCGGGGCGCTGGCCCGGCCCGCGCCGAACTCGGTGCCGTACCGCGAAGGGAGGTTCCTGGTGCGGTTGTTGACCATGGCGGACCGGGGGCGGGCCCGGACGGTCCTGGACCCCGCCTTCGGTCTGCTCGCACCCGTCATGCTCGGACGGGCCGTCAACTTCGCCTTCGGGGCCGGGGATCGGGGCGAGGGGCTGTACGACGCGGAAACGCTGAAGAGGCTCGCCGGGATCAAGTCGCGCTACGACCCGGCGAACCTCTTCCGCACCGACTTCGGCTTCAGCGGTTGA
- a CDS encoding biotin transporter BioY: protein MSTAAATARPGEVLADLLPASRVRDAALVLGGAVLTGLAAQISVPVPGSPVPVTGQTLAVLLVGTALGAGRGFLSLALYALAGIAGVPWFADGTSGAAAPSFGYILGMILASTVVGALARRGADRTALRTAGAMLLGEAIIYAVGVPYLALATGMSATAAIAAGLTPFLIGDALKAALAMGALPTTWKLLNR from the coding sequence ATGAGCACCGCTGCCGCCACCGCCCGTCCCGGAGAGGTCCTCGCCGACCTGCTCCCCGCCTCCCGCGTCCGGGACGCGGCCCTAGTCCTCGGCGGCGCGGTGCTCACCGGCCTCGCGGCCCAGATCTCCGTGCCCGTGCCGGGCTCACCGGTGCCGGTGACCGGCCAGACCCTCGCGGTGCTGCTGGTCGGCACGGCCCTCGGCGCCGGCCGCGGCTTCCTCTCCCTCGCGCTGTACGCGCTGGCGGGCATCGCGGGCGTGCCGTGGTTCGCCGACGGCACCTCCGGCGCCGCGGCCCCCTCCTTCGGCTACATCCTCGGCATGATCCTCGCCTCCACCGTCGTCGGCGCCCTGGCCCGCCGCGGCGCCGACCGCACCGCGCTGCGCACCGCGGGCGCGATGCTGCTCGGCGAGGCGATCATCTACGCCGTCGGCGTCCCCTACCTGGCCCTCGCCACCGGTATGTCCGCCACCGCCGCCATCGCGGCCGGCCTCACCCCGTTCCTGATCGGCGACGCCCTGAAGGCGGCCCTGGCGATGGGCGCGCTGCCCACCACCTGGAAGCTGCTCAACCGCTGA
- a CDS encoding putative leader peptide, which yields MVAQSLNFSSRRHVDLRRVGAAACRRPM from the coding sequence ATGGTCGCCCAGTCCCTGAACTTCTCGTCGCGTCGCCATGTCGACCTGCGACGCGTGGGCGCGGCCGCCTGTCGCCGGCCCATGTGA
- a CDS encoding ABC transporter substrate-binding protein — protein MSSSPVPGVDRRLFLTSLLGAAAGVTGLTGCAGSSAAADSEGASTAPLATRVPAGTSLKIASYQNAQQLQIRLAKLGDPPFKVGNWLNIGAGPDVINAFRAESLDVANNAGIPPIQAYYQGFDAKIVAINITRKPNYLFATKPGSNIRSVADFKGRRLAFSQGQAQGVVLLRALKKAGLKYDEVELVPLTSNQFLTALQSGQVDIAPLGNTQVPAYLAQYGSKGARTITTDVVDLLNLLWAPVSVLNDSAKAAAIAAYIPFWAKSQVWTYENPDTWNEEFYVKTQNLTLAQAESITALANKPLFPPSWDEAIKWEQETADLLAEGGFVKKFDVGELFDHRFEGIAAKSVPAEYRR, from the coding sequence ATGTCCTCTTCTCCCGTGCCGGGTGTCGACCGACGGCTCTTCCTCACCTCCCTGCTCGGCGCCGCGGCCGGCGTCACCGGCCTCACCGGCTGCGCCGGGAGCAGCGCGGCCGCCGACAGCGAGGGCGCCTCGACCGCCCCGCTCGCCACCAGGGTTCCCGCCGGGACCAGCCTGAAGATCGCCTCGTACCAGAACGCCCAGCAACTCCAGATCAGACTGGCCAAGTTGGGCGATCCGCCCTTCAAGGTCGGCAACTGGCTGAACATCGGCGCCGGGCCCGATGTCATCAACGCCTTCCGGGCCGAGTCCCTGGACGTCGCCAACAACGCGGGCATCCCGCCGATCCAGGCGTACTACCAGGGCTTCGACGCGAAGATCGTGGCGATCAACATCACCCGCAAGCCCAACTACCTCTTCGCCACCAAGCCCGGCAGCAACATCCGGTCGGTGGCGGACTTCAAGGGCAGGCGGCTCGCCTTCTCGCAGGGCCAGGCGCAGGGCGTCGTCCTGCTGCGGGCGCTGAAGAAGGCCGGCCTGAAGTACGACGAGGTGGAGCTGGTCCCGCTGACCAGCAACCAGTTCCTCACCGCCCTGCAGTCCGGCCAGGTCGACATCGCCCCGCTCGGCAACACCCAGGTGCCCGCCTATCTGGCGCAGTACGGGTCCAAGGGCGCCCGCACCATCACCACCGACGTCGTCGACCTGCTCAACCTGCTGTGGGCGCCGGTCTCGGTGCTGAACGACTCCGCGAAGGCCGCCGCGATCGCCGCGTACATCCCGTTCTGGGCCAAGAGCCAGGTGTGGACGTACGAGAACCCCGACACCTGGAACGAGGAGTTCTACGTCAAGACGCAGAACCTGACCCTCGCCCAGGCGGAATCCATCACGGCGCTCGCCAACAAGCCGCTGTTCCCGCCGAGTTGGGACGAGGCCATCAAGTGGGAGCAGGAGACCGCGGATCTGCTCGCGGAGGGCGGCTTCGTGAAGAAGTTCGACGTCGGTGAGCTCTT